Proteins co-encoded in one Opitutus terrae PB90-1 genomic window:
- a CDS encoding YMGG-like glycine zipper-containing protein → MSRLLDTLAYLQPYVTGLLVAVLILMLSSGCATTGADSAGRTRDFATTGATTAAGAYVGAKEGNGKSKNAAVGAAVGFVAGETINYFSNKAQREAFLAGYEKGQSNAVKQQYWIARENQRSHEGDGYEESLYEISVPQSDRDGVRREPTTRVIRVVMPRKESGS, encoded by the coding sequence ATGAGCCGCTTGTTGGATACTCTGGCTTATCTTCAGCCCTACGTGACCGGCCTCCTTGTTGCGGTCCTGATCCTGATGCTCTCGTCGGGCTGCGCCACCACGGGCGCGGATTCGGCCGGCCGCACGCGTGATTTCGCGACGACCGGCGCGACCACTGCAGCGGGCGCTTACGTCGGCGCAAAAGAGGGAAACGGAAAGTCGAAGAATGCGGCCGTCGGTGCGGCCGTGGGCTTCGTTGCCGGGGAGACGATCAACTATTTCAGCAACAAGGCGCAACGGGAGGCGTTTCTGGCGGGCTACGAGAAAGGTCAGTCGAACGCGGTCAAACAACAGTACTGGATCGCCCGGGAAAACCAGCGATCCCACGAGGGCGACGGTTATGAGGAGAGCTTGTACGAGATCAGCGTGCCGCAGAGCGACCGCGACGGCGTCCGGCGCGAACCAACGACGCGGGTCATTCGTGTTGTGATGCCGCGAAAGGAGTCTGGGTCATGA